AACCAAAAAAAGGGAACAGGAACTTGTTATATAACCTATAAatgtttaatgtctttttcaAAATAGCCTGCAATGAGCTGCCTTAAAAAAGTCCAGCCAAACTTTACTGCTGAATCTTTCTGTAGTCCCTGTTTAGAAAGACGCATGTTTCCCGGAACTTTGGGTTTCGTGAACGTGGCTTACGTGTCGTCTGTGAAAATGTCTAATTCagcttctgtcctcctccattGGGTGTCTACACTGTGCATGCAGATTGCACAATACCATATAAGATCTCTGGCATTACACCGTTTAAGCCCAGGAATCGTTGATATTCAGcgagaaaaaacagagacaacagGTAAAGCTCGCATGTGTGAGAATTCCAGAATAAAAAGGATACGGGTTgctgaacatcctcttcagaTCCACCTTCTCTTTGCAGTACGGGCACATCTGCTTCTTTCCCACGATGCACCATCCTCTTATGCAGAACTCATGGAACCTGGGTGACGAGTTAAGGCTTGGCGGTGCAGAGTGTaagcaacagcaaacacacactgactcacgcTTAAATAACCTTAGAAAAACTCAATATATTTGCAGCCATCTACCGGCTGGATCAACATTAAAGGCAAAAAATGGCTCAGGTGGTGTTCGTATAGCTTCAGAGCAAATtgtagacaaataaaatgtaattccAGGTCTGACAAACACTTAATAAGGCTGCGTGTTATTTACAGTGTTACGTACAAGCAACAGAACACACACTAATCATGGGGGAAGTCATGCAAATTCAGAAGAACATACAATCAAAACACCAACAGCCTGAACGGTCAAGTTGATGCTACCAATTCCCCTTTGGGTTTCTGACTGAATCCCAGCACAAACCGGTGACTGTGCCGTTTATAGACGTGTAATATTCCACCGTGAGGCTGAACTTCTCTTTCACTGATAAGAAATAACGTAAAAACAAATCTATACCTCACAAGGAAGGATACACATGGTTGCAGGATAACCTGTACGTGTTCTCAATGATCCCCTCCTCACTGACGTCTACGAGGATGGGCTGACCGCACACTGCACATATATTGTCAGAGAGGTGCTTGGTTGGCATGCCAGACGCACTGtaatactaaaacaaaaaggagggagggagagaaaacagtcaaaatgacattttatcttATAACTGCCACCTCCACGagctcacacagacacgcagCGTCTGCAAGCTGTCTGCTCACCCCGACGGTTGAAGCCATGAAGTCTGCACACATCTCTGCAAAGTCCCTTCCGAGGACCCCGTAGTACAGCCCATAGAACAGCAGAGACACGCCAAAGTCCATCGCGTCCTCCGGCTTTATCCTGAACAGACAAGGGCACTGTGTGGGAATCATGGCTCAGGTGGCGTTCAAAACCAACTTTTATTTAGGTCctaaaacagaaatgtgtcaaGCTAAAATCCTTTTTTATGTCCATAGTTGATATTTTCTATGCAAAAGCTAAAAATCTCTTTTAATGACCAGCTATTCAATCAGTGCACATAAGTATTTAAATTAGGTGGCATTTTAGGTAGGAAGTGAGGAAACTTTAAGGTACCTTcctgttattatttttcttcaggCAGACAATCAAACAGCACGTTGGAACATCGATTAAGAAGATGATAGTGTTCAGAGGAAGTTCCAGTTTGGAATTTAAACTTAACGTAACTAACAGTGATCTTGTTAAAGTTTCCTTGTCAATAACTTCAGACTGCTCAGTGGCTTAAGAAGCTGTAGAAACCAGCCCTTTGCTTGTTCAGAGGCTTTAGTGAGTGGACGGATTGCAGATTTTAATCTCATCATGGTTAAGAGTACATCTGAATTGGGATTTGTGTCTAGCAAATATGGGTTTTCATCTAGTCTTAATTTTTAACATGCAGCCTCCTTTAAAGACCAGCGGCAGAAAAGTGACTGACAGCAcaatactgaagacatcaaaactatgaaggaacacatgTGGAATTAGGCGGGAAGCAACAAAGTGTAAACAaactaaaatacattttatattttggaTTCCTCAAAGTAGCTGCTGccttgatgacagctttgcacactacTGGTCTTATCTCAACCAGCTTCTTGAGGCACAAACCTAGAATACTTTTCGAGTAACAGATGTACACATTGACAGAGACAGTGCATACAACAACATTAGCGCTAAAGACAGGTTCATTTAAGTTCAGCAATTGTGGCTCATTTGTTATTACTATTCAATTGTTAGATTTATCAGATACAAAAATGACAACATGATATTATGTACTGGTTATCGGCCATCCTGCTCTCACAATATTGGCATCGGCCGCATTCAAGGCTGTCAGAAAAGCACTCCAGGTGACGACCTCATGAAGCTGGTTGACAGAACGCCAACACTATGCGAATCTGTCATCAAGCAACAGGTGGCtcatctaaaatataaaacatccTTTGCTTTGTTAACAAGTAATTCCATGTGTTCGTTCATAGTTTGGTGTCTTCAGTATTCATCTACGATGTcgaaaataatcaaaataaaggaaaactactaaatgagaaggtgtgtccaaacttttaaCTGGAACTGtatgttaaaacaaacaacttCCACTTCCTTCTGCAGACGATGTGTCTGAAGCTGAAAAGGTAAAGGCTtcctttctcatctctctctgacCAATAGGAAGAGACAGGAGAAACATTTGTCATGTCATTGTCTACATGGAAGTGTCTATAAGAGCACAGTATGTTTGGATCATATTGTGGCTGATAATATCTTACAGtgacaacacattttaaaaacgGATCAGGTGATGTTTACTTTACTTGTCATGCGACCAGTTTACCTTTAAATACATACACCTGAGGTCAGCTATGGATTATGTAAACACCTTGAGGCAGGCACGAAAAGAGTGATGTTTGCTCTCTTTTGTGATACTCAGATAGATTCTGTATCCTGGCGGGTGCTGGATTCTGCAGTGCTTCAATGCACAAAAACGCAAGCACTCAACTACAGAGGCAGATTATAAAAGACTAAGTGAAGACCAGAATTACTGCCTCGCAGGTGTTTGTCTCCTCCAACCAAttaagttgcagtttacatAATATATGCAGTGAAGACTGTGAAGGAATTTAATGAAATTTTCTGGCcaaatggaagttatcactaAATTGAattgtatgattccagtgaataatttccagtgagaaacatgctgtcttcacttagagactattcttccagaggagcacagaggactgagagagcttcatcacatggtgcaacaacaaccacctgaagctcaatatcagcagaaccaacgAGCCTGTGCTGGACTacagtgcttcaaatatggCTGTTGCTGCAAAAAGACTACAGATTGTAaaacgtggatgcttcacacacatcttcacccCGGCAGCACAGAAGGTCTAaccaatcagcacagtttgaaggtggacacccaTGGTTAGTATCACcagttcagtatctgaccaaatgtgaaatatggtcacaagCTCcacttctgttcctgagttctTATGATGAATAATGgccaaaaaagtgtttttgcaccACATTATGACATCACAATCTTTTGAGACatttgtgaaattttgtcattattattgcAATTATTGAATGAATTCTTAAGTTGTGGCCGAAAACGTGTTCTGTGAggaccaccaaaatctaatcagctcATCGTTCAGTCCAAGTCTCAGGGCATTCTTGAGATATGGCATTCACAAGAGTGCAACAGATGCACGGACAACCCAAAAACATAATGCCCCCAACCACAGCCATCACTAGAGCGGAggcataaatgtaaaaaaaaaaaagagaaaagcaccTATCAAACAGGGATTCAGATCAATGGTGGATGCCGTGGgagaaaaaatataaaacagcaaagctaGCAGCAGCCAAGTGCTGAATGAAACTGACAATACATACCTGAATATTAGGTTTATCCCAAAAAGTGTAAACATGACGACACTGTAGCCAACTATTCCTGTGGCATAGCTGATCTTGTAGAGAAGAAGGAACCACTTATACACCAGTCTACAGTGATTAGAGATGAAGAACATGTCAGAATATTTCATGTACAGTTCAGTCCACATTAATGTTAAGAAAGATCTCTCAATTTACAGACGTGGTAAAGAGGAAAGGATGGTTATACCTCGGTGTGGTGCAGGCCAGGGGCTTGCGAGTGGCACGGTAGGAGATGTATGCTGTGATGACAGAGAAGATAAACCAGGTGGTCAGGAACCTCCACCAGTGAAGTTTGGTAGTGAAGTAGAGAGGAACTACCCACATCTGGAACAGAGTCACCAGCTACAAGACAGCAGATTGTACAAATTAGAAGATGAGACACATGAGACACTGTGCGAacataaatacagacacaaCTGATGACGAGTTTGGAACAAGGAGGAAAAGAACACGTTGCTTCTTATTTGAGGAAACAAGTATTGTACAGTCACATGaacagacaagaaaatgaaagacgAGAGGGACAAGACTGTACAAGTAAATGTTCCCTTATCCCCTCTTTCACCatcacttcaaacacacacacacccatctcTCAGCTGCACTATATTTGtatccaaaacacacaaatttgtTTAATTGCGTGTCTTTAACTTTACATACAGAGCTTCAACATTAGGCGTGTGCAATTTGTGTGTCTTACATTGTATGACTTTGGATGCCTCTGTTTCCACTGCACAAGGACTAACTGGGCAACGACAAGAGTGACTATGAGGATGAGCACCATCTCTGCGTGCATGGCCTCATGGCCTTTGTGTTTGGCATGCATTCTTGCGTGCTCCACCCTGTGGACAGAGAAGAACATGTTCAACAACTGTTAGGTAACTAAGTGACACACTATTACTTTCACAGCAATGCAGGATAGGCATGAACTTAAAAGAGCAGTGTACAGCTCTGTGCACTAGTGTCTCCTAATGGCAATGAATGAACTGTTTGAAATGTTACTGGGCAATCTGGTTAGACAGAGAACCTTatagcaaagacagaaaacaggcaaATTACAAGCAGTAGAGTGTTTGACCCAGCACCCACATATATGTTACCAAAAATAATGTATGATCCATTAAAGGTGTGGCAAAGATACTGACCTCCACTTCTCTTCTGGTGAAAGCTTGGACATATCGAactaaagaaaggaaaagacaaaataatgactATGTTGACACTTTAGCAAATGAGCAGCTGAACAAACTAATACTAAAATCACATCTTGGCCATTTTGAGGAAAACTACACTcattaaactaaacaaaaagTGATACTGAATAAGAATTAAGAAAATTAAGTGTGTCTAGCAGTTACACTCCTTCCCAACTTGTTGGGCCTGTTTACCTCTTTTACATGATTGAAATTAAAAGCCAGTGCAGTGTTCAATGGTTATTTGAGCTTCTTCTTACTACAATCACACATCCTGCTCATTACGTCACCTTTTCCTGTTTGAGTCATTATTTGCCCCAAATGTGGTGTCAATAAACAGTATTCGGTCTACAGAGCAATTCATGCAGCTGACATGTCTGAGAATTACAAAAGGCTCTCCATGCTTGGTTAAAAATGATCTGTTTGACAAGAAGTCAGATGaataaatgttgaaataataataCACAATGAGAACAAAACAGGGCATCCGTGCACATTAAGTCACCCACTTACGCATTTCAGTTGAAACCACTTAGACTTAAATGATCAACAAACCAGACACTAAGGATCTAATGTGCTTATCGTGATGCTAGCCATTCAGCTACTCTGCCTCTGCCGCACATTTAGTAAAAACACCTCACGACACACGGGAATAGCTTTTAGCACTCGTTACAGTTCACTCTGTGGTGTCTGACATCAGTTTGAGATCTAGATTTGGTTCCACCATCAGACTGAAGTGCCACAGGAAGTGGCTTGGTTGCTTCCCCTGACTTGATACTGATAAACCGGTTGGCCCTTAGCACAGAATGGACAAGACGTGACCTTTCACCCGATCAGCCACATCAGCTATATTTGTAGAGCCAATCAATCAAGCTATAAGACAGTTCTGAGCGTAGCAGTGAACATTCGGGTGcggaaaacagaacaaatgcaTGCTAACTTTATTCTAAAAAGCCCAAAACCTTTAGACTATCTACTTTAATCAAATGAAAGTAACTAACATTACATGATTTGAGCATTAGCCGGCCGCCTAGCCTAGCTATAGCTAAATTGCTCTCGGGACGTTTCTCGCttgcacatttgttttgattAACGAAGCATGATCATTTGTGTTCAATGGACAATGTGTTTTATCCATATCCCATACCTCTGCTTGATGACAGATGGCTAAAAGGTGGCTAGCTGCTTACGGTAGGCTAAACCCGTGAGTAGAAGCTAAAGCAGAGCCCGAGTTTGTAGCTGGCACCGCAATATAAATTCACCCACACCTGTTTTATCTGTCTTAATACCTCGATGTGGCCTATTACTCTCACCTGGTTCGGCTCATTGTGATGCTCCAGTCCATGGTCGTGTTCTACACCATCAACCTCCACCTCAAACACCCCAGCCATCTTCGGAGTGCTGCTTTACCGTTCCGGGtccattagcattagcaacaaACCCGAAAGGGTCACTTCCggtgttttcttcttccttcttcttcaaaataaaggtcGGGAATAATGCAGGTCAAATTGTAAGCCTGTGACGTTCTGTGTTTGTTGGTCAAAGTGTCTGACTCATAGCTTGCAAGTTGTAATTTTTGTATGTTTATGATGGGTCCTTGAGTTTTCCCTGTGATAGCGAAGTACTAAAGTTGAGCTGCGTATACTTGTTGTGTCTATACTTCTTACTATATCAAATTTAATTATCTTTACGTTTCTTGaatgtgcaacatgttttttcACCAAAAAGTACTGACATGCTAATGCTGATGATTGTACTTGTTACAAAAGCCACCCAAATAGTACTGCTTTAATACCTTAAGGGAATGTTACTCATACAATGTACATACAGTCTGTTTATATTACCGAGTTTGTGTATAAAATCTTAAAATGGACTGGTGCAGTTATAATGTACGGAAGGAAATGCATACAATTCTGTGACCCTTATTTCTAAATTGAGTGACACATTTTGGTTGTTAGAGCGTTATAGCTTGTATTTAGCAACAAACACCACAGCCCTGTTGATCAAATAAAGCCGGTCATTAAATCTTATCAGACCCTCAGCATCCCGCCAGATTTCGTCCGGAAATAAGGACCGGAAGCTGAAAAAGGACCGTGTGAAGGATTATGATTGGTTCAAAAGTCTGTGGGCGTCTTCTCTGATTGGTTGGCCAGCTGACAGAATGCAGTGTAACCGGCTCGTGAGCTGTTGGCGCTCTTAGTTTAAGATTCAACTGCATCAGCCGGTTGTTCGAACAGAATCATAACCAGCTGCAGTAGCTTTGCACCACAGACGTTTTATCCGTTTGCAGCGCGcagctgaggagaaaacacCAACAACCGCTGACTTAGGAAACCAGCTGCTTTGTTGCCAACATGCATGTGATCAAGAGAGGTACAGTAGCCCATTTTAATATTCTTGCTGTAAAATGATATCGAATAATGCATTGTTACTATGCGGAGGGACATGAATGTctcttaaaatatatattagcTGTGATAAATGTTAATGCTGCAAATTAATAATGCACTTTAGCCTGCAGTTAAATTTCATTCGTCatgtaaaaatgtgctttttttgtttccctGTGTGGTGTGTTCCGGTCCATACACCAAACAAAGACTTGAATTATGAAGAAACGAAAGCTGACTGTTTATTTGTATCAGCTGCTCGTTTGttgccttttcttttgtttttatttggagTAAAATTTGACGTTGAGCATATGTTTTGAAACGGATGCGACGCAATTAAATGTCGGGCTTGTTGAGCTGATTTTGTTCTCCAACTTTTGACGTATAAGGTGTTTTTCCGCTGTTTTTCCAAACGAAGGCTTTGACAAACTTCTCTCTATCAGGGCTGTGTAAGAAGAGGGTAATTATAGGTAATTATAGTCATGTACTGACATCTATGGTAATGGCGCGAAGTAGCACGGTGTCCCTTTGTTGTCATAACTGGTTCGACAGCTGTTCACCTGACTTCACTGATCAGTGGAGGGAATCCAAATAAcagctgataataataataacatcatAATAAATATGAGTGTTTACTCCTGCGCGTGTTTTCACCAGCTATCCTGAGAATTACCATCAGAAACTGACCAAATAAGATTGAGGGCTAATTTATCTTTTTGTATTTCAGATGGACGCCAGGAGGGAGTTACTTTTGATAAAATCACATCTCGCATCCAGAAGCTTTGCTATGGACTCAATTCTGACTTTGTGGACCCTGTAAGTTCAAACCGCTGTAATATTACCTACTAATGTGAAAAGACAAGACAAGTAACGGTGTGACACAGTTGGCAGACTCAGATTCTGgatctgtgtttctgcaggctCAGATAACAATGAAGGTGATCCAGGGTCTGTACAGCGGAGTCACCACCGTGGAGCTCGACACTCTGGCAGCAGAAACTGCCGCCACCCTCACCACCAAACATCCTGACTATGCACTTCTGGCTGCACGCATTGCTGTGTCTAACCTGCACAAAGAGACCAAGAAAGTATTCAGTGGTGAGGAAAAGTTTTAAGTGACCATAAAAGAAGTTGTGTGTAATAGATGTATTTATAAATGTGACTTTGCACGGATTTAAATAACTTTTAATGCACTATAATTTAGCCTTCGTAATGCAACATTTTTGGTAAATATATAGCACAGGCTGTGTAAAATATTGCCCCTGATCTATTCACCTAAaattttatgtttaatttcATTAAATGTAATATTCTTCATCATGTTGGTGGAGGTGGTCTTTACACAAACCTCAGGCATGAATCATTGTACATTGTTCAAGTGGTTAAATTATTGGCACTGATGTTctactttctttcctttttgctTTTGTAGATGTGATGGAAGACCTGTACAACTACGTGAATCCCTTAAATAAATGTCACTCTCCCATGATCTCCAAAGAGACGCTTGACATTGTCGTTGAAAACAAAGCTGTAAGTCACTCTTGAGGTTATATTGTGTTTGCGTTTTTTCAAATTTTACGTCACTCAATTGTGTTTAGCTTTAATGTTATAACATAACATCTTGTATTATTTGCAGCGCCTCAACTCTGCCATCATTTATGACAGAGACTTCTCCTACAACTTCTTCGGCTTTAAggtcacttttctttttgttttacgCTCAGTATCTCATGCAAATACTTGAATTATAGATCTAATTTGTCCTTTTGCTCTCACAGACTCTTGAGCGGTCGTATTTGTTGAAGATTAATGGCAAAGGTGAGAGTTGAGAGGCAGGTTTATGGGTGCAAAGACTCACTTTCATCATTtgttatttggatttttttaaatgtttgattgCTAATGAACCTCTTTTTCTGTAGTTGCTGAGAGGCCACAGCACATGCTAATGAGAGTGGCAGTCGGGATTCATAAA
This region of Chaetodon trifascialis isolate fChaTrf1 chromosome 16, fChaTrf1.hap1, whole genome shotgun sequence genomic DNA includes:
- the rnf121 gene encoding E3 ubiquitin ligase RNF121 produces the protein MAGVFEVEVDGVEHDHGLEHHNEPNQFDMSKLSPEEKWRVEHARMHAKHKGHEAMHAEMVLILIVTLVVAQLVLVQWKQRHPKSYNLVTLFQMWVVPLYFTTKLHWWRFLTTWFIFSVITAYISYRATRKPLACTTPRLVYKWFLLLYKISYATGIVGYSVVMFTLFGINLIFRIKPEDAMDFGVSLLFYGLYYGVLGRDFAEMCADFMASTVGYYSASGMPTKHLSDNICAVCGQPILVDVSEEGIIENTYRLSCNHVFHEFCIRGWCIVGKKQMCPYCKEKVDLKRMFSNPWERPHVMYGQLLDWLRYLVAWQPVIIGFVQGINYVLGLE